A section of the Procambarus clarkii isolate CNS0578487 chromosome 38, FALCON_Pclarkii_2.0, whole genome shotgun sequence genome encodes:
- the LOC138372195 gene encoding DNA excision repair protein ERCC-6-like, with protein sequence MSDQFWNVQRKRVPCIWSKLANFKAVEVDEVALEIDEVSVEVDEVAVEVDYVALEVDYVAVEVDEVAVKVDKVAVEVDEVAEDVDNVAVEVYKVAVEVDKVAVEVGAVAVEVDAVAVEVGAVAVEVDEVAVEVDKVAVEVEVAKTPILSILICIDTIDVIICTLLRSRFSGPTSQR encoded by the exons atgtcagaccaattctggaatgtGCAGCGCAAGCGTGTACCCTGTATCTGGTCAAAGTTGGCCAATTTCAAAG CAGTAGAGGTAGATGAAGTAGCATTAGAGATAGATGAAGTATCAGTAGAGGTAGATGAAGTAGCAGTAGAGGTAGATTACGTAGCATTAGAGGTAGATTACGTAGCAGTAGAGGTAGATGAAGTGGCAGTAAAGGTAGATAAAGTAGCAGTAGAGGTAGATGAAGTAGCAGAAGATGTAGATAACGTAGCAGTAGAGGTATATAAAGTAGCAGTAGAGGTAGATAAAGTAGCAGTAGAGGTAggtgcagtagcagtagaggtagatgcagtagcagtagaggtaggtgcagtagcagtagaggtagaTGAAGTAGCAGTAGAGGTAGATAAAGTagcagtagaagtagaagtagcaAAGACACCCATATTATCAATACTAATCTGTATTGATACCATTGATGTCATTATTTGTACCTTATTAAGATCAAGATTCAGTGGTCCTACAAGTCAAAGGTAA
- the LOC138372196 gene encoding DNA-directed RNA polymerase II subunit RPB1-like — MCLHGVSMGLHSLSRLFTLFLTSSSYTPYPPYTYPCLYPRSPRSPSSSPRSPSSSPRSPSSSPRSPSSSPRSPSSSPRSPSSSPRSPRSPSSSPRSPSISPRSSSSSPRSSSSSPRSPRTSPRSPSSSSRSPRTSPRSPSSSPRSPSSSPRSPSSSPRSPSSSPRSPRSPSSSPRSPRTSPSSPSSSPRSPSSSPRSPSSSPRSPKSPRTSPRSPRTSPRSPSSSPRSPSSSPRSPSSSPRSPRTSPSSPRSPSSSPRSPSSSPRSPKSPRTSPRSPRTSPSSPSSSPRSPSSSPRSPSSSPRSPRTSPRSPSSSPRSPSSSSRSPRTSPRSVDLTAFYTLHSP, encoded by the coding sequence ATGTGTTTGCATGGGGTTTCTATGGGATTGCACAGCCTATCCAGACTATTCACTCTATTCCTTACATCTTCTTCCTATACACCATATCCTCCCTACACCTATCCCTGCCTATACCCTCGTAGTCCCAGGAGTCCCAGTAGCAGTCCCAGGAGTCCCAGTAGCAGTCCCAGGAGTCCCAGTAGCAGTCCCAGGAGTCCCAGTAGCAGTCCCAGGAGTCCCAGTAGCAGTCCCAGGAGTCCCAGTAGCAGTCCCAGGAGTCCCAGGAGTCCCAGTAGCAGTCCCAGGAGTCCCAGTATCAGTCCCAGGAGTTCCAGTAGCAGTCCCAGGAGTTCCAGTAGCAGTCCCAGGAGTCCCAGGACCAGTCCCAGGAGTCCCAGTAGCAGTTCCAGGAGTCCCAGGACCAGTCCCAGGAGTCCCAGTAGCAGTCCCAGGAGTCCCAGTAGCAGTCCCAGGAGTCCCAGTAGCAGTCCCAGGAGTCCCAGTAGCAGTCCCAGGAGTCCCAGGAGTCCCAGTAGCAGTCCCAGGAGTCCAAGGACCAGTCCCAGTAGTCCCAGTAGCAGTCCCAGGAGTCCCAGTAGCAGTCCCAGGAGTCCCAGTAGCAGTCCCAGGAGTCCCAAGAGTCCCAGGACCAGTCCCAGGAGTCCCAGGACCAGTCCCAGGAGTCCCAGTAGCAGTCCCAGGAGTCCCAGCAGCAGTCCCAGGAGTCCCAGTAGCAGTCCCAGGAGTCCAAGGACCAGTCCCAGTAGTCCCAGGAGTCCCAGTAGCAGTCCCAGGAGTCCCAGTAGCAGTCCCAGGAGTCCCAAGAGTCCCAGGACCAGTCCCAGGAGTCCCAGGACCAGTCCCAGTAGTCCCAGTAGCAGTCCCAGGAGTCCCAGTAGCAGTCCCAGGAGTCCCAGTAGCAGTCCCAGGAGTCCCAGGACCAGTCCCAGGAGTCCCAGTAGCAGTCCCAGGAGTCCCAGTAGCAGTTCCAGGAGTCCCAGGACCAGTCCCAGGAGTGTGGACTTGACTGCCTTTTACACCCTTCACTCTCCCTAG